In the genome of Candidatus Paceibacterota bacterium, one region contains:
- the groL gene encoding chaperonin GroEL (60 kDa chaperone family; promotes refolding of misfolded polypeptides especially under stressful conditions; forms two stacked rings of heptamers to form a barrel-shaped 14mer; ends can be capped by GroES; misfolded proteins enter the barrel where they are refolded when GroES binds) — protein MATKQILNGEAARKALSRGVDIVADAVKITIGPRGRNVVLDKGYGAPTITNDGVSIAKEITLTNKFENLGAEMTKEVASKTDEIAGDGTTTSVVLMQALVREGMKRVAMGANPMGVRRGMEAALRDAELYLTKIAKPVKTDAEIEQVATISVESAEFGKKIAETIKQVGNDGVVTVEESQSFGITSEITEGLEFDKGYVSPYMVTDSVRMEAVFKDASIVLTDKRVTSIQEILPLLEKVAQTGKKDLVLIADDIEGDALTTLVVNRIRGAFNVLAIKAPGYGVHKKDMLDDIATLTGATVISDDVGTTFADATLDVLGHAGRVIATKDKTILVDGKGNKQALAKRVAQIRAQITNADSKYDKEKLEGRLAKLSGGVAILRVGAATETEMKYLKLKIEDAVKATKAAIAEGIIPGGGSTLVRLSKELAKNLAARKNEKHTGAAMTNAEYEVGYQIVVNALKEPITQIVENTGRDDAAVIIKEIMEGKGNAGYDAANDMMVPDMLKAGIVDPVKVARVGLERAISAAGILLTTEVAIVDAPEEKKSVGSAEDMGY, from the coding sequence ATGGCAACAAAACAAATTTTAAATGGAGAGGCTGCACGCAAGGCGCTCAGCCGTGGTGTCGATATCGTCGCTGATGCGGTGAAGATCACCATCGGTCCACGTGGGCGCAATGTCGTCCTCGATAAGGGGTATGGTGCACCAACAATCACCAACGATGGCGTCTCTATTGCAAAAGAGATCACGCTCACAAATAAGTTCGAGAACCTCGGTGCAGAAATGACCAAGGAGGTCGCAAGCAAGACTGACGAGATCGCCGGTGATGGTACAACCACTTCCGTGGTTTTAATGCAGGCACTTGTGCGTGAAGGCATGAAGCGTGTCGCCATGGGTGCGAATCCGATGGGGGTACGTCGTGGCATGGAGGCAGCACTTCGTGATGCCGAGCTTTATCTCACAAAGATTGCAAAGCCGGTGAAGACTGACGCTGAGATTGAGCAGGTTGCTACGATTTCAGTGGAGAGTGCGGAGTTTGGTAAGAAGATTGCAGAGACCATTAAGCAAGTAGGGAATGATGGTGTAGTCACTGTCGAAGAGTCACAGTCATTTGGTATAACTTCTGAGATTACTGAGGGGCTTGAGTTCGACAAGGGTTACGTTTCTCCTTATATGGTAACTGATTCCGTACGCATGGAGGCGGTCTTTAAGGATGCTTCTATAGTACTTACCGATAAACGCGTCACTTCGATTCAGGAAATTCTTCCACTTCTAGAGAAAGTTGCACAGACAGGGAAAAAGGATCTTGTACTTATCGCTGACGATATCGAAGGTGATGCGCTTACGACCCTTGTCGTGAATCGCATTAGAGGTGCATTTAATGTGCTTGCCATTAAGGCTCCTGGCTACGGCGTGCACAAGAAAGACATGCTTGATGATATCGCAACCCTTACGGGGGCTACCGTCATCTCAGATGATGTAGGTACGACATTTGCAGATGCAACACTTGATGTACTTGGACACGCAGGTCGAGTAATTGCCACGAAGGACAAAACCATTCTCGTCGACGGGAAGGGGAATAAGCAGGCACTCGCGAAGCGTGTTGCGCAGATCCGTGCGCAAATTACGAATGCAGACTCGAAGTATGATAAGGAAAAACTTGAGGGACGACTTGCGAAGCTCTCCGGTGGAGTAGCAATTCTCCGTGTCGGTGCTGCTACTGAGACCGAGATGAAGTACTTGAAGCTCAAGATCGAGGATGCAGTGAAGGCAACGAAAGCTGCGATTGCTGAGGGAATCATCCCTGGCGGTGGTTCAACACTCGTCCGTCTCTCAAAGGAGCTCGCAAAGAATCTCGCAGCGCGTAAAAACGAAAAGCATACAGGCGCGGCGATGACGAATGCAGAGTATGAGGTTGGATATCAGATCGTCGTGAATGCGCTCAAGGAGCCAATCACACAGATAGTTGAAAATACTGGGCGCGATGATGCCGCAGTAATCATCAAGGAGATTATGGAAGGTAAGGGTAATGCAGGCTATGATGCAGCAAATGATATGATGGTTCCTGATATGTTAAAGGCGGGAATCGTCGATCCAGTGAAGGTTGCACGGGTTGGGCTCGAGCGCGCAATCTCTGCTGCCGGCATCTTGCTTACTACTGAGGTTGCCATTGTCGATGCACCCGAGGAGAAGAAGTCTGTTGGTTCCGCTGAAGATATGGGTTATTAA
- a CDS encoding co-chaperone GroES yields MKKDKQTLNISLLADRVLVLPQNKKGEQKTASGIILSKKDEDQKVEIGTIVAVGNGRRNNEGTRIALDVKVGDKVYFKRGYDVEELTLEGTDYVLASEVNIYGIIGA; encoded by the coding sequence ATGAAAAAAGATAAGCAAACATTAAATATTTCACTACTCGCAGATCGCGTTCTTGTCTTACCTCAGAATAAAAAGGGCGAACAAAAGACCGCCTCGGGCATCATCCTCTCAAAGAAGGATGAGGATCAAAAGGTAGAGATCGGCACGATCGTCGCCGTTGGAAATGGCCGCCGCAATAACGAAGGTACACGTATCGCACTCGACGTGAAGGTAGGTGACAAGGTGTATTTCAAGCGTGGCTATGATGTTGAAGAACTTACACTCGAAGGCACAGACTATGTCCTCGCGAGTGAGGTGAATATCTACGGAATTATTGGCGCATAA
- the secG gene encoding preprotein translocase subunit SecG, whose protein sequence is MELQQSLQLADIILSVLIIALILLQRSGADVGSAFGGGDGSGSVTYTRRGFEQVLFVASIVAGILFVILNLALLKYPLA, encoded by the coding sequence ATGGAACTTCAGCAGTCACTGCAATTGGCAGACATCATTCTCTCAGTCCTCATCATCGCACTCATCCTTCTCCAGCGCTCTGGAGCAGATGTAGGTAGCGCATTTGGCGGGGGCGATGGTTCAGGAAGCGTCACATATACACGCCGCGGTTTTGAGCAGGTGCTCTTTGTAGCATCAATCGTCGCAGGCATCCTCTTTGTGATCCTCAACCTCGCACTCCTCAAGTATCCTCTCGCCTAG
- a CDS encoding ABC transporter substrate-binding protein codes for MQHMHHGRDRIHVYTHSIWLVNFLNFSSKISGTQLFARILALPFPIRIAGFLASIALAISTFFIVVHIVDARFFVSIPEQGGVLTEGEVGRPRLINPIFAKTEVDRDLVALLYSGLMRPSGNELVPDLAESFEVSEDGKTYTFTLRSDATFHDGTPVTAADIVFTVDHIKNKGLPTKSPLAPNFVGVIAQATDARTVVFALEQPYAAFTESLTFGILPKHIWETVGTDDFDQTIFNLEPIGSGPYQLTRVIRDPQRGLAKEYVLSAFPGYVHGKPLISEFDLFFYGSEDERINAYKNGEIGQLAGVQTSYARDIASTGAPVLSAPMPRIFGIYLNEPKKTLFSNPVVREALDSTIPREEIAAQVFSGYANPEIGPFPGLARPDGLPEDKHLLLAEAMLEKDGWVKNADGVYAKTNKKTKQTEVLSFAISLPDIPELTASAQLIEAAWNRLGAKIELKTYDLGTFTSDILASRNFDTVFFGQVTGRDPDPYPFWHSSQKTRGTNIAQYADKKVDARINDLSHTVDAAGRAIILSEINTMIMNDRPALFTYSPGFVYVTDRAVKGITLPLMTTAAERFSGIERWYTSSERVWKFLAKDKAVN; via the coding sequence ATGCAGCATATGCACCACGGTCGTGATCGCATCCATGTTTATACACACTCCATTTGGCTTGTGAACTTCCTAAACTTTTCTTCAAAAATCTCTGGCACTCAACTTTTTGCAAGAATCCTTGCGCTTCCGTTTCCCATTCGGATTGCTGGATTTCTTGCATCCATAGCGCTCGCAATCAGCACGTTCTTTATCGTTGTACACATTGTCGATGCGCGCTTCTTCGTTAGCATTCCTGAACAAGGTGGAGTACTCACTGAGGGTGAAGTCGGGCGACCGCGACTCATCAATCCAATCTTTGCAAAGACAGAGGTAGACCGTGACCTTGTCGCACTGCTTTATTCTGGCCTCATGCGCCCCTCAGGTAACGAGCTTGTTCCCGATCTCGCAGAAAGTTTTGAAGTAAGCGAGGATGGGAAAACCTACACTTTCACACTCCGTAGTGACGCAACGTTTCATGACGGGACACCAGTCACTGCTGCTGATATCGTATTTACTGTTGACCACATAAAAAACAAAGGACTGCCAACAAAAAGCCCCCTTGCTCCGAACTTTGTCGGAGTGATTGCCCAGGCAACCGATGCACGTACGGTTGTGTTTGCTCTTGAACAGCCTTATGCCGCATTCACCGAGTCGCTAACCTTTGGAATTCTTCCAAAACATATTTGGGAGACTGTGGGTACCGATGATTTCGATCAGACAATCTTCAACCTTGAGCCTATCGGTTCAGGACCATATCAACTCACAAGGGTCATCCGCGACCCGCAGCGAGGTCTTGCGAAAGAGTATGTCTTGAGTGCATTTCCAGGGTATGTGCACGGAAAGCCACTTATCAGCGAGTTTGACCTCTTCTTCTATGGAAGCGAGGATGAACGCATCAACGCATATAAGAATGGTGAGATTGGTCAGCTTGCAGGAGTCCAGACATCATATGCGCGCGATATTGCAAGCACTGGTGCTCCTGTACTCTCTGCACCGATGCCTCGCATCTTCGGTATCTACCTCAACGAGCCAAAGAAAACGCTCTTCAGCAATCCCGTCGTACGTGAAGCACTTGATAGTACAATTCCAAGAGAGGAGATCGCAGCGCAGGTTTTCTCCGGTTACGCAAACCCTGAGATCGGACCATTCCCGGGACTTGCTCGGCCCGACGGCCTCCCTGAGGATAAGCACCTGCTCCTTGCAGAAGCTATGCTCGAAAAAGATGGCTGGGTAAAAAATGCTGATGGTGTGTACGCAAAAACAAATAAGAAAACGAAGCAAACCGAAGTTCTCTCATTTGCAATTTCCCTTCCTGATATTCCTGAGCTCACTGCGAGTGCACAACTCATTGAAGCGGCCTGGAACAGACTCGGAGCAAAAATCGAACTCAAGACTTATGATCTTGGAACCTTCACGAGTGACATTCTTGCTTCGCGCAACTTCGACACTGTATTCTTCGGTCAAGTCACCGGTCGTGACCCAGATCCTTATCCATTCTGGCATTCAAGCCAAAAAACACGCGGAACGAACATCGCACAGTATGCGGACAAAAAGGTAGATGCACGCATCAATGACCTCTCACATACTGTCGATGCCGCAGGCCGCGCGATCATTCTCAGTGAAATAAACACTATGATCATGAATGATCGACCTGCCCTGTTCACCTATAGTCCCGGTTTCGTCTATGTAACTGACCGTGCCGTCAAAGGCATAACACTTCCACTCATGACGACTGCCGCGGAACGCTTCTCCGGAATCGAGCGCTGGTATACCTCTAGCGAACGCGTTTGGAAATTTCTTGCAAAAGATAAAGCGGTAAATTAA
- a CDS encoding ribonuclease J, producing MENNTQPNRAPSAAAGAPRPRPPQGQAGRQGGHRPPMRGPRGPQRDGHRSSGNHAGHNRPGNHFEKTRDRVMDVRYEKAGEQKKRKEIPALLKGDIRVIIFSGVQEIGRNMAAIEFGDDIVIVDCGLQFKDETTPGIDYILPNTTYLEERKDKIRGVFITHGHLDHTGGLPYILPRIGNPPVYARKLTSLLVKKRHDEFPSLPPLDLRVVETEDVVRFKDLAIRFFKVTHTIPDSMGVMIDTPHGTIIHTGDLKLDHQGGIATEEEERTYGKFRNEKILLLMSDSTNCQKAGFSIPEPTVHVTIEKLIKESHGRVIVATFASLLERIIKVIEFADTHGKKICIDGRSMKTNIELAQKAGIFTLKPGTVIPVEDLDKYPPDRVVMLVTGAQGDEFAVLMRIAMKKHRQVKIRDGDTILFSSSVVPGNERAVQKLKDLLSRQGAKIVHYETSDVHSSGHAYRDEALWIMSKVSPRFFVPLHGYHYMLRSHVDIAFTAGVPKENAIIPDNGSIMEIRESGTKFVKLPVMAPNEMVAVDGFNVGNIQEAVVRDRQMLASDGIVVLVATVDMQTGKIMKSPDIIARGFVYVRESHELLNHARLIIKKTIEDACGKDMNGVNFEFLKEDLRDKVGKFFFQKTMKQPMVIPVLLGM from the coding sequence ATGGAAAACAATACTCAACCAAATCGCGCGCCAAGCGCCGCAGCAGGGGCACCACGCCCTCGCCCACCTCAGGGTCAAGCGGGAAGGCAAGGCGGTCATCGTCCACCAATGCGTGGACCTCGTGGACCACAACGTGACGGCCACCGCTCTAGTGGCAACCATGCAGGCCACAACCGTCCCGGAAATCATTTCGAAAAAACCCGTGATCGCGTCATGGATGTTCGTTATGAAAAAGCAGGAGAGCAAAAGAAGCGCAAGGAAATCCCAGCACTTCTTAAAGGTGATATTCGCGTGATCATTTTCTCTGGCGTTCAGGAAATCGGACGCAATATGGCTGCAATCGAATTCGGTGACGATATCGTTATTGTCGACTGCGGTTTGCAATTCAAGGATGAAACAACTCCTGGAATCGATTATATTCTTCCAAATACAACCTATCTCGAGGAGCGCAAGGATAAGATTCGTGGTGTATTCATTACCCATGGACACTTGGACCACACTGGTGGACTTCCCTATATCCTTCCTCGCATCGGCAACCCACCGGTCTATGCACGTAAGCTTACAAGCTTACTCGTAAAGAAGCGTCACGATGAGTTCCCTTCTCTTCCCCCACTCGATCTTCGTGTTGTGGAAACTGAAGACGTTGTGCGATTTAAGGATCTCGCAATTCGCTTCTTCAAGGTGACGCACACCATCCCAGACTCAATGGGTGTTATGATTGACACCCCTCACGGCACCATCATCCACACCGGTGACCTCAAGCTTGATCACCAGGGCGGCATCGCCACAGAGGAAGAAGAGCGTACCTATGGTAAATTCCGCAATGAGAAGATCCTTCTCCTTATGTCAGACTCAACAAACTGTCAAAAGGCGGGATTCTCAATTCCTGAACCTACAGTGCATGTGACGATTGAAAAGCTTATCAAGGAGTCGCACGGTCGCGTCATCGTCGCAACCTTCGCCTCACTTTTGGAGCGCATCATCAAGGTCATCGAGTTCGCTGATACACATGGGAAGAAAATCTGTATCGATGGTCGTTCAATGAAAACAAATATCGAACTGGCACAGAAAGCAGGAATCTTTACATTGAAACCAGGAACAGTCATCCCCGTCGAGGACCTCGATAAGTATCCACCCGATCGCGTGGTCATGCTCGTTACTGGAGCACAGGGCGATGAATTCGCGGTACTTATGCGTATTGCAATGAAGAAGCACCGCCAGGTGAAGATTCGCGATGGTGACACTATTCTCTTCTCGTCATCGGTCGTTCCTGGAAACGAGCGTGCCGTACAGAAGCTTAAGGACCTCCTCTCACGCCAAGGCGCAAAGATCGTCCACTATGAGACTTCAGATGTCCACTCATCTGGTCACGCATATCGCGACGAGGCACTGTGGATCATGAGCAAGGTATCCCCTCGATTCTTTGTACCACTCCATGGCTACCACTATATGCTCCGTTCACATGTTGATATCGCTTTCACCGCTGGAGTTCCAAAAGAGAATGCGATTATCCCAGACAACGGATCAATCATGGAGATCAGGGAGAGCGGTACGAAGTTCGTGAAGCTCCCGGTCATGGCACCAAACGAAATGGTAGCCGTCGATGGATTCAATGTCGGCAATATCCAGGAGGCAGTCGTACGCGACCGCCAAATGCTTGCCTCAGATGGTATCGTTGTGCTTGTCGCAACCGTCGACATGCAGACCGGTAAGATTATGAAGAGTCCAGACATCATCGCACGTGGATTCGTCTACGTTCGTGAGTCGCACGAGCTCCTCAACCATGCGCGCCTCATCATCAAGAAAACGATTGAGGATGCATGTGGAAAAGACATGAATGGAGTGAACTTCGAATTCTTGAAAGAGGACCTGCGTGACAAAGTCGGCAAGTTCTTCTTCCAGAAGACAATGAAACAGCCCATGGTAATCCCCGTATTGCTAGGAATGTAA
- a CDS encoding branched-chain amino acid ABC transporter substrate-binding protein produces the protein MENTEETKPPETLSTRSIMFASVGAIAILIIFWGVVTLVRKPTIAMPSEVVYTIYASAPVQYEIGDFPIKAAQLALEQEQAKPRNYRLRFIALDDSTLNGEWDEMRLRENLKIAIKDPTTIAFFGPILSTAAKIAIPMLNVEGIPIISPTNTWPGLTKPGFSIDEPGRYYPTQKRNYVRFSTTDELELTNAATWAQSLGMKTVSITGDKSLDPATTLFFSKRAEELGIKVNSRSFLEDNNTFQVAKNLITEKPDLVYHLGANSTLFTKFIRDLRRAGYRGSVMVSDSVLSQSLFDAATPELEGVYVTSVSIPVDKLGNSLSERFIDAYKERYKAAPDTSAGMAYESMKILINAIDKSDHTREGIIRELFNTHNFPSMFGSVTIDSNGDNVSGNIGGSIIKNGSAQYIGVIGHTPNLID, from the coding sequence ATGGAGAACACAGAAGAAACGAAACCGCCAGAAACACTTTCCACGCGGTCCATCATGTTTGCCTCTGTTGGTGCAATAGCGATATTAATTATTTTTTGGGGAGTAGTGACACTTGTACGCAAGCCCACCATTGCCATGCCGAGTGAAGTCGTATACACCATATACGCAAGTGCACCAGTACAGTATGAGATTGGTGACTTCCCCATCAAGGCTGCACAACTTGCCCTTGAGCAAGAGCAAGCAAAACCAAGAAACTACAGACTCCGTTTCATTGCTCTTGATGATTCGACGCTAAATGGAGAGTGGGACGAAATGCGCTTGAGGGAAAACCTCAAGATTGCGATTAAGGACCCAACTACGATTGCATTTTTCGGGCCCATTTTGAGCACTGCAGCAAAGATCGCTATACCTATGCTCAATGTGGAAGGTATCCCCATCATCTCACCGACGAACACTTGGCCGGGTCTCACAAAACCAGGATTCTCGATTGATGAGCCTGGGCGCTATTACCCCACACAAAAGCGCAATTATGTGCGCTTCTCGACTACCGATGAACTAGAACTCACCAATGCTGCAACATGGGCGCAGTCACTAGGCATGAAAACAGTTTCCATAACGGGAGACAAATCGCTCGACCCCGCAACAACACTCTTCTTTTCAAAACGAGCTGAGGAACTCGGCATAAAAGTAAACTCACGCTCATTCCTTGAAGATAATAATACTTTCCAGGTAGCAAAAAACCTGATCACCGAGAAACCAGATCTCGTCTATCATCTTGGCGCGAACAGCACACTCTTCACAAAATTTATTCGTGACTTGCGACGAGCTGGCTATAGAGGGAGTGTTATGGTGAGCGATTCTGTGCTTAGTCAATCACTTTTTGATGCAGCAACACCTGAGCTCGAAGGAGTATATGTAACATCGGTAAGTATACCTGTCGACAAGCTTGGAAACTCACTCTCTGAGCGCTTTATCGATGCCTATAAAGAACGGTATAAAGCAGCGCCAGACACCTCAGCGGGAATGGCATACGAATCAATGAAGATACTTATCAATGCCATAGACAAAAGCGATCACACGCGCGAAGGGATCATACGTGAACTATTTAACACACATAACTTCCCGAGCATGTTCGGCTCAGTTACCATTGATAGCAACGGTGATAATGTAAGTGGAAATATTGGTGGAAGTATAATCAAAAATGGGAGCGCACAATATATCGGAGTCATTGGACATACACCCAATCTTATCGATTAA
- a CDS encoding RsiV family protein, producing the protein MNKQHIPIYLSLLFIVFVGTFFIFEFFAVTPKAEAPTITTPLSIATTTPLVFNVSDHHVGTYTRTEVDYPQFMGELEVLNAPIATLITEGIKEHDKASMENWKARAETADPRGSISDTPSQAELFPYHATWSLMQFDAERVSVLVEYDEFSGGAHGSGGVHTFNYDLKQHRVVAIDDIVGGDISTLEKLSADAIALLIEERKRTLDESVLSPVEIQWINDGAGAKYENFENFTIHGNRITFYFSDYQVGPHAIGMPTITLPFPLQ; encoded by the coding sequence ATGAATAAGCAGCATATTCCGATTTATCTTTCCCTCCTATTTATCGTTTTTGTAGGAACATTTTTCATTTTTGAGTTTTTTGCTGTGACGCCAAAAGCTGAAGCTCCTACTATTACTACTCCACTTAGTATTGCTACAACCACACCACTCGTTTTTAATGTTTCGGATCATCATGTTGGGACGTATACACGCACAGAGGTTGATTATCCGCAATTTATGGGTGAGCTGGAGGTGCTTAACGCTCCAATAGCAACACTGATAACAGAGGGTATAAAGGAACACGATAAAGCCTCTATGGAGAACTGGAAGGCGAGAGCGGAAACTGCCGATCCAAGAGGGAGTATTTCTGATACCCCATCTCAAGCGGAGCTCTTTCCTTATCATGCGACATGGTCACTTATGCAATTCGATGCGGAAAGAGTTAGTGTTCTTGTCGAATACGATGAATTTAGCGGGGGTGCGCATGGGTCAGGCGGTGTGCATACATTTAACTATGACCTGAAGCAACATCGTGTAGTTGCGATTGATGATATCGTTGGTGGCGACATAAGTACTCTTGAAAAGCTTTCGGCTGATGCTATCGCATTACTTATTGAGGAGCGCAAGCGTACTTTGGATGAGTCAGTGCTTTCTCCTGTTGAAATTCAGTGGATTAATGATGGTGCGGGGGCAAAGTACGAGAATTTCGAAAATTTCACTATTCACGGAAATAGAATCACATTTTATTTCAGCGACTATCAGGTTGGGCCACATGCCATTGGTATGCCGACCATTACACTTCCATTCCCGCTCCAGTAA
- a CDS encoding RsiV family protein, which produces MEKQKLAELTLGAVVLIFGVLIAINFAHIDESNANTLTSIMFNRRQVTTPLLRVVDEVGENVYSKSEIAYPQFVRGPVDLNNAVKSVVSDALLRHESMAEANWLARSSGLDTAGGKVTPPTSVDKLLLRITWEPGEINMGRLSFLLRFRAAVGDGHTIEEVKTFNYDVRGHRMLQVADMFPDNPNYLDQLSGFAYDSLKQQLTEKFSAKLGDAALKWLKAGTAPEKNNFKEFLVMHGNVILYFGQNQVAAYKNGVPEVWYPL; this is translated from the coding sequence ATGGAAAAACAAAAGCTAGCCGAGCTTACACTCGGTGCGGTCGTGCTCATTTTTGGCGTGCTCATTGCAATAAATTTTGCACATATTGATGAGAGTAACGCAAATACACTTACGAGTATTATGTTCAATAGAAGGCAGGTAACTACTCCGCTCTTGCGTGTCGTGGACGAGGTAGGGGAAAATGTTTACAGTAAAAGTGAGATTGCGTATCCACAATTCGTGCGTGGCCCAGTGGATCTCAATAACGCAGTAAAGAGCGTGGTGAGTGATGCATTGCTCCGACATGAAAGCATGGCAGAGGCAAACTGGCTTGCGCGCAGTAGCGGTCTTGATACTGCAGGAGGGAAAGTTACTCCTCCTACGAGTGTGGATAAGCTTCTCTTACGTATCACCTGGGAGCCCGGCGAGATAAATATGGGAAGATTAAGTTTTTTGCTTCGATTTAGAGCCGCGGTTGGTGATGGGCATACAATAGAGGAGGTGAAAACATTCAATTATGATGTTCGAGGACATCGTATGCTCCAGGTCGCTGATATGTTTCCAGATAATCCTAATTATCTTGATCAGCTTTCTGGTTTTGCGTATGACAGTCTCAAGCAGCAGCTTACAGAGAAGTTCAGTGCAAAGCTTGGCGATGCAGCACTAAAGTGGCTTAAGGCAGGCACCGCTCCAGAAAAGAATAATTTTAAGGAGTTTCTCGTCATGCATGGAAACGTCATATTGTATTTTGGGCAGAATCAAGTTGCTGCGTATAAGAATGGAGTACCTGAAGTTTGGTATCCACTCTAG
- a CDS encoding S24 family peptidase: protein MPKHDDTKNISHLKDFFRRHGRLPSYKELLFITGFSSRASAFGLINRLVARQIIAKDEEGHLSPGSQFFARPRLGVVEAGFGYDADAIEDDAHAIDNYLIEKPEATFLLTVKGESMIEAGILPGDIVVAERRSDAKNGEIVVAEVDGSWTMKYYRNENGKILLIPANRTMKPYSPKQSLSIAAVVRGVVRKY, encoded by the coding sequence ATGCCAAAGCATGATGACACAAAGAACATTTCTCATTTGAAGGATTTTTTCCGCAGACACGGACGCCTTCCTTCATATAAAGAACTCCTCTTTATCACCGGCTTCTCTTCACGTGCATCTGCCTTTGGTCTCATCAATCGACTTGTCGCGCGACAGATTATTGCCAAAGACGAAGAGGGGCATCTCTCCCCTGGTTCACAGTTTTTTGCACGTCCACGCCTTGGTGTCGTCGAGGCAGGCTTTGGTTACGACGCGGATGCCATCGAAGATGACGCTCATGCTATCGATAACTACCTCATTGAAAAACCTGAGGCGACGTTCCTCCTTACCGTAAAAGGTGAATCAATGATCGAAGCAGGAATCCTTCCCGGCGATATCGTTGTTGCGGAACGTAGAAGTGATGCAAAAAATGGCGAGATTGTGGTCGCTGAGGTCGATGGCTCGTGGACAATGAAGTACTACCGTAATGAGAATGGCAAAATTCTCCTTATACCCGCAAATCGCACAATGAAACCCTACTCCCCGAAGCAATCGCTCTCCATAGCGGCGGTAGTGAGAGGGGTGGTGAGGAAATATTAG
- a CDS encoding DNA polymerase IV has product MRYILHCDGDNFFASCLVAKYPRLRNKPLVVGAERGMATALSVEAKALGVTRGMPIFEIKAKYPEVIILSGDYELFSRTSIRMHRLIEATTTAVEKYSIDESFADITEAIEKRRSSAEIIGIEIKERTWKQLGIPISFGVAPTKTLAKLVSTSSKPNGFRVAMTEETLTPILANIPIEKVWGIGWRTAVKLRARGIQTALELRDIPPNVLSTFARPLLDIQKELRGIIVHPINLEHAPLQSMISSLSFPATTDSDFIHREFIRHIEHLAHRLRKHGLAARTLTIHTKNSKQEVIDLSCTLPQHSNTPGIFIDHFEMLFPHILKLGERIRTTGAAVTDLIPETAANISLFDKRDAREEVIFKTVDSLHKRGLSVRSGIGI; this is encoded by the coding sequence ATGCGCTACATCCTTCACTGCGATGGGGACAATTTCTTTGCGTCATGTCTCGTCGCGAAATACCCTCGCTTGCGCAATAAGCCTCTCGTCGTTGGCGCCGAACGTGGTATGGCTACCGCACTCTCAGTTGAAGCAAAGGCGCTTGGTGTTACGCGGGGAATGCCCATATTTGAAATCAAAGCAAAGTATCCTGAAGTGATCATTCTTTCTGGAGACTATGAGCTCTTCTCTCGTACCTCAATAAGGATGCACAGACTCATCGAGGCGACAACAACGGCAGTTGAAAAGTATTCAATTGATGAATCCTTTGCGGATATTACCGAGGCAATAGAGAAACGCCGGAGCAGCGCTGAAATCATTGGAATAGAGATAAAAGAACGTACGTGGAAACAACTTGGAATCCCCATCTCCTTCGGTGTCGCTCCGACAAAAACACTTGCCAAACTCGTTTCCACGTCGAGCAAGCCTAATGGATTTCGCGTCGCAATGACCGAAGAGACGCTTACTCCTATTCTTGCAAATATACCTATTGAAAAAGTCTGGGGTATTGGGTGGAGAACGGCAGTAAAGCTCCGTGCACGAGGTATACAGACTGCACTCGAACTCAGAGATATTCCACCAAACGTACTTTCAACTTTCGCAAGACCGCTACTGGACATCCAAAAAGAACTACGCGGTATTATTGTACACCCCATCAACCTTGAGCACGCTCCACTGCAGTCAATGATCTCCTCCCTCTCCTTCCCTGCGACCACAGACAGCGACTTCATACACAGGGAATTCATTAGACACATTGAGCACCTCGCACACCGCTTGCGTAAGCACGGTCTTGCAGCGCGCACACTTACTATTCACACAAAAAATAGCAAACAAGAAGTCATAGACCTCTCTTGCACACTTCCACAACACAGCAATACCCCGGGCATATTCATTGATCATTTTGAAATGCTCTTTCCACACATCCTAAAGCTTGGCGAGCGTATTCGTACGACAGGTGCGGCAGTTACGGATCTTATTCCAGAGACAGCTGCCAATATATCGCTCTTTGACAAGAGAGATGCTCGGGAAGAAGTCATATTCAAGACCGTTGACAGTCTTCACAAACGAGGGCTTTCGGTACGTTCAGGAATAGGCATATGA